One region of Pogona vitticeps strain Pit_001003342236 chromosome 1, PviZW2.1, whole genome shotgun sequence genomic DNA includes:
- the DYNLT1 gene encoding dynein light chain Tctex-type 1: MDELQSAEETAFIVDEVSNIIKEAIEGTIGGNAYQHSKVNQWTTSVVEQILSQLTKLGKPFKYVVTCVIMQKNGAGLHTASSCFWDNSADGTCTVRWENKTMYCIVSAFGLAI; encoded by the exons ATGGACGAGCTCCAGTCTGCGGAGGAG ACTGCCTTTATTGTGGATGAAGTGAGCAACATTATAAAAGAG GCCATTGAAGGGACAATAGGTGGCAATGCATACCAGCACAGCAAAGTGAATCAATGGACTACAAGTGTTGTGGAGCAAATTTTAAGCCAGCTGACAAAGCTGGGGAAGCCATTTAAATATGTTG TGACGTGTGTGATTATGCAAAAGAATGGTGCAGGTCTTCATACAGCAAGTTCTTGTTTCTGGGACAACTCTGCAGATG GAACCTGCACTGTGAGATGGGAAAACAAGACTATGTACTGTATTGTCAGTGCCTTTGGACTTGCAATATGA